The region TGGCACCGCCGCAGGAACTCCCTGATCCTGCCGTACAGCCAAAGCAGTGTCGCCCGGTGGCGATCGCCCGTTGTGCCAGCCAGTCGGGATGAAAATCGTGGATGTGAGGACGCCCCATCGGTGTTTCAACCTCCAAGTCCAGCATTTGGTTAAAGTCGCAGTCAAACAGCCGCCCATCCCAGGAAATGGACAGGGTGTTGCGGCACATCAAGCCAGACACAGTGGCAGGGTTAAAGGCGTTGACCAGCAGTTCCATATAGCTTTCTAGATTGCCCGATGTTTCTAGCCATTCCAAATAGCGAGCAATGGGCATGTTGTTGAGGGAAATCAGTCGATCAAAGGTGACTCTGTGATTTTTTAGCAATCCAGCTTTCCATTCTTGCTCCGCTTTGGCTTGATTCCCGGCCAGAAATGCGCCGACGGGGTTCGACATAAGGGTTAATCGCTGTTGTGGGTTGCCCTGACCGTATCCAACCGCATTCAAACGCCGCAACGCTTCGATTGATTTTTCAAAGGTTCCATTTCCCCGTTGGGCATCGGTATTGAGTTTGCGGTAATGGGGCAGGGAGCAAACGATTTCGACGCCGCGATCGCCCAACCATTGGGGCAAATCCTCCATTCGAGGCAGGAGCAGCACGGTGAGGTTACAGCGATCGATCACATGCTTACCCCGCTTGACGCACTCATCCACCAAGTAACGAAAATTGGGATTCAGTTCGGGTGCGCCTCCAGTGATGTCCACGGTGTGAGCGTTGGTGAGGTCGAGGGCACGCAGGCAGGCATCAATCGTTTCCCGGTTCATGTTCTCCGTGGTGCGATCGGGGCCAGCATCTACATGGCAATGGCGGCAGGTCATATTGCACAGCTTGCCGATGTTGATTTGAAAAATTTCTAGCTCGGCAGGCTGAAAGGATGTCCACCCATGCTGGGCGATCGCTGTTTGAAAATCACCCTGATAGGGCAATGACTCTAGCGGCAAGTCGGCTAGTACCTGCTGCTGATAATGAGGCGTTGCAAGGGGACTGTGGCGACGATGGAGGGAGGTCGTTGGTTTTGGCCCCGATTGCTCAGAGTCGAGATCTAGAGGGAGGGAGGCTGTAAGCGAATCTTCAATCATAAAAAACGAGATCCTTGAGTGTTCAGGACAGAGAAGAAACGGGGGATTTTTTGAAGGTGCGATCGCTACATGCTGAGATGATGGGCGTGATCCAGCATTTGCAGGCCGTGGATCAGCGATGCCCCCCCTCGGATGGCCGTCGCCACATGTACAGCCTCGGTCATTTGTTCCAGATCAGAGCCTTGCTGGAGACATTCTTTACTATAGGCATCAATGCAATAGGGACACTGCACGGTGTGGGCAACGGCAAGGGCGATCAGCGCTTTTTCGTGGCTGGATAACGCACCGTCGGCAAACACAGCACTGTAGTAGGCGAAGAATTTTTCAGCGAGTTCGGGACTGCCTTCGCCAATCTTGCCGAAGTTGGGAAGGTGGTCAGGCTTGTAGTACGAATCCATAGGTAATGCCAATTTTGAATTTTATTCGCGTTCGCGGAGCGTGTGCTTTGCACTCAGTGTCTCCGCAGGAGAAAGTTTCAGGTTTGAGTTGACGCTGCGTTGCATTATCAGCGATTTCAGCCTTGGGTATATAGCTAGAATTTAAGAAACTGGGGAGATTATAAATGGTTTTGTGTCAAAGGGAGAAATGAGATCTAATGAACTATTGAACCTGAGAGACTATGACATTTTCCCCTAAAATCTTGGATGAACTGCTCAAAGGCTACCAAAGCCCTGAAGACCTCTTAGGCGACAGCGGCATTCTCAAGCAACTGACCAAAGCGCTGGTCGAGCGGTGCTTGGAAGCAGAGATGAAGACACCCATTGCTGTATGCGTGGGGGATGACCGTGCGCGACATCCAGGCGCAGTTACTTAGTTATTTGAGCGTGGGTGAAACGATGCCCACAAAGCGTAAAGCCCCAAAGCCCAACCCAACCAGCAAATATTACATCTTCGCCTACCCCACCCCATCACACACCCAAAACCATAAGTCATGTGAATAGGTCAGATTTCACCCGGACGAGCGATCGCCCCACCCGTAAACTCTTGCATATTCCTAGAGTTCAAGGAGTTGAAGCTCAATGTCACATTCTCGTCATGGTTTCGTTACACACATGACACACCCCAGACAGATGTGATATTGTAGCAAGCGTGTGAGGAGCGAACCAGTTAGGGCGCCGAGACGAAACACGGTCAGTCGTCGGCGCTCTTTCTGATTTTAAAAGCACCGTTTACGACAGCAGCCATTTCTCAAGGGCGATCGCCACTCCATCCTCTTCCACCGTGGGAGCCACCCAATCCGCAAACGCCTGCACCACTGCCGGGGCATTGCCCATCGCCACACCCAGTCCTGCATACTCCAGCATTTCCACATCATTGAAATTATCGCCGATCGCCATCACCTGATCCGGACGCATATTCAACACCTCTTCCGCCAGGTAGCGCACCGCCAAGCCTTTGTTCACCAGTGGATGGGCAGCCTCAAAAAAAGTTTCCACCGACGTAGTGAAGTACAATTCCGCCGGAGTGTAGCGCTCCCGCAACGACGACAGCAATTGATTGATAAAGGCCGTATCTTGGCTGAGCGCTAGAATTTTGGTCGGTTCCTGGTCAAGCGTATTCCGCAGGTCGCCCACCGCAATCGGTTCAATGCCCGATCGCGCTGAATAGGCTTCGGTCTCTGCGGTAATCTCCCGCACATAAAGTTGATCGTTGAGATAGAAATGAATCGACAGTGGATGGTCTCCGGGCAGTTGCGTTTCCACATCTTCCAGATAGTCCAGCAGTTGCGCCGCCACCTTAGCCGATACCGACAGATGTTGATGGACGGTTCCATCTGCCGGATCTTGAATCAACGCGCCCTGGTAGGCCATCAGCGGCAGAGTAGAGCCAATATCCTCATAAAACCGCAACGCCGAGCGAAACATCCGTCCAGTGGCGATCGCCACCTCAATACCGCGATCTTGAACGGCTCGGATCGCTTGCTTGACCGCAGGCGAAATCTGGTTCGACTCTCCGGCGATCGTACCGTCAATATCCACAACCAGGAGGCGAATATCGGAGGGTTCAGGCATAGGTCGCTTGTAAGTTTTGAGTTGGAGATAAGTTCAGTAGATCGCAAACCTTGGCTAGATCCCCCCTAGCCCCCCTTAAAAAAAGGGGGGAACCGAACCCAAAATGGCTTGAAGTCCCCCTTTATAAGGGGGATTTAGGGGGATCGAAGCCAGGATTCTTTGTGAAATAAACCTATTTTCGATCTACTGAAGTTTCGACGTTCGCAATTTCAGGCTTAGGAACGCGAATCGGGAGGTTGGAATTCGCTTGCAGTATACCCCGATGAGGTTAAGGGATGGCACAAACGATCATACTCGTCGACGATGTGTTCGATCGCCTCCAGCAATTCCGATTGTGTCCAGTGTTGGTAAAGATACGCCGCGATCGCACAGCCTCCAGCCCCCACCCCCTCTTTCACAAAACCGCGTTCGTAGACTTGCAGTTGGGGAAAGCGAGACTCGGCAAAACTTAGGGTCGAACCGATTAACGGAGCATCCAGCAGGTTTGCGAGTCCCACCGTGTCCCCGGTCGGGTCTTCAGCCACCCATCGTGTCGTGCCCACCACCACCTGTTCAGGATTCCAATCCAATCGATGATAGGTGGCGATCGCCCGCATTAAGGCGTACACCGCTAGCATCTGGGTTCCCCCCGCCAGCAAGACCCCGACCGAACGACTAGCAGCGATCGCCATACCCGCCACCACAATCTGCATCGGATCACCCACCGCAGCAACAACCCGCAGCGGATCCATCGGTTCTAGGGGACGGTAATCGCCCCAGGCCGCTAATCCTCGTTGGACAATGGCCCGCTTTTGAGAGTGGTTACAGGTGGGATGGCTGCTGTTTACCTTATCCCCCACGTTCCAGCCCAGCCCCGTCAACACCGCCAGAGCCGTCGTCGTTCCACCCACCACACACTCGCTCAGGATGAGGTAACTGTTTGGAGTTTGCCTCGCCTGGGCAGCACCTACCCGTAACCCTTGCTCAAATAGGTGCTGCACAATGTCCAACGGCAACGCGGCTCCCGTCTGGACACACCGAGCAGGCTGACCGCCCAGATCCAAGACCGGAACCGCCGGCGCATGGCGAAGTCCGGCATTCATTAGCTCAACCGGAATCGACTGATTCGCGACCACGGCGCGGGAAATAAAGACCGGAGATGCCCCAGCCGTTAGCGGTGGCAAGGGATAGCGCACATGGGACGAAACGCCTGCCCAAAGGAATTCGGCATCGGCAAGGGCGGTAAATTCGCGATCGCGCGGTGTGGCTCCGGCGGCGGAAATTCCGGGAATCAATCCGGTTTCGGTGAAGCCTAGCACGCAGATCAGGCGCGGACATTGCCCTCGAAATGTCTCGATCCAAACCTGGGCAAGATGGGGCTGGGTATAGGTTTGGATCATGGTTGGTATCGAGCGGGATCAGGGTTATCAGTGGAATTAAAAATCTTCATGTTGCGCTTTATTGAGTTTTCATTTGGATCGTGGGGATTCAGGGAATGAAGCGGGAAATCTTAGATCAGGAAGTGAAAAGAGTATCACCTGCTCACTCTCGTCCTGGTCGTTTTCATCCTTTTCTCTTCAATCCCTTGTGTCCTATGAACCCGAAATATCGCAGAACCGTTTCCTTTGTTTGGGCGTACCTCAATCAACCCTTGGGCGATCAACATCAGCCTACCGTCTTCAACCCCAAGCGCTT is a window of Synechococcales cyanobacterium T60_A2020_003 DNA encoding:
- the arsS gene encoding arsenosugar biosynthesis radical SAM protein ArsS (Some members of this family are selenoproteins.), translated to MIEDSLTASLPLDLDSEQSGPKPTTSLHRRHSPLATPHYQQQVLADLPLESLPYQGDFQTAIAQHGWTSFQPAELEIFQINIGKLCNMTCRHCHVDAGPDRTTENMNRETIDACLRALDLTNAHTVDITGGAPELNPNFRYLVDECVKRGKHVIDRCNLTVLLLPRMEDLPQWLGDRGVEIVCSLPHYRKLNTDAQRGNGTFEKSIEALRRLNAVGYGQGNPQQRLTLMSNPVGAFLAGNQAKAEQEWKAGLLKNHRVTFDRLISLNNMPIARYLEWLETSGNLESYMELLVNAFNPATVSGLMCRNTLSISWDGRLFDCDFNQMLDLEVETPMGRPHIHDFHPDWLAQRAIATGRHCFGCTAGSGSSCGGAIES
- a CDS encoding TIGR00303 family protein, whose protein sequence is MIQTYTQPHLAQVWIETFRGQCPRLICVLGFTETGLIPGISAAGATPRDREFTALADAEFLWAGVSSHVRYPLPPLTAGASPVFISRAVVANQSIPVELMNAGLRHAPAVPVLDLGGQPARCVQTGAALPLDIVQHLFEQGLRVGAAQARQTPNSYLILSECVVGGTTTALAVLTGLGWNVGDKVNSSHPTCNHSQKRAIVQRGLAAWGDYRPLEPMDPLRVVAAVGDPMQIVVAGMAIAASRSVGVLLAGGTQMLAVYALMRAIATYHRLDWNPEQVVVGTTRWVAEDPTGDTVGLANLLDAPLIGSTLSFAESRFPQLQVYERGFVKEGVGAGGCAIAAYLYQHWTQSELLEAIEHIVDEYDRLCHPLTSSGYTASEFQPPDSRS
- a CDS encoding carboxymuconolactone decarboxylase family protein; translated protein: MDSYYKPDHLPNFGKIGEGSPELAEKFFAYYSAVFADGALSSHEKALIALAVAHTVQCPYCIDAYSKECLQQGSDLEQMTEAVHVATAIRGGASLIHGLQMLDHAHHLSM
- a CDS encoding HAD family phosphatase, which translates into the protein MPEPSDIRLLVVDIDGTIAGESNQISPAVKQAIRAVQDRGIEVAIATGRMFRSALRFYEDIGSTLPLMAYQGALIQDPADGTVHQHLSVSAKVAAQLLDYLEDVETQLPGDHPLSIHFYLNDQLYVREITAETEAYSARSGIEPIAVGDLRNTLDQEPTKILALSQDTAFINQLLSSLRERYTPAELYFTTSVETFFEAAHPLVNKGLAVRYLAEEVLNMRPDQVMAIGDNFNDVEMLEYAGLGVAMGNAPAVVQAFADWVAPTVEEDGVAIALEKWLLS